The Haloferax volcanii DS2 genome contains a region encoding:
- a CDS encoding IS5-like element ISHvo4 family transposase, with amino-acid sequence MEIDLLDFVEQCRHLAKQALGKHAGEPASGGFARWVHVVLHCFRLEEGHSYRETPNRLKYIAEVRDALGLDRDELPDYSTIYKSFDRLKMWVWRALLRVSAQQHPQSGHAALDSTFFDRRRASSYFRQRSGSTVQTLKVTTLTDVESLAVLDVHITARWKHDTKTGPQVVRRNADDLQSVAADNGFQDWHTEYEIAAYDVEYLVHYRGSSPKAALNNALNRANGYSQRWMAETSYSTAKRSLGDAVRALGWYRQFREIVLMFAIINIESLCEPL; translated from the coding sequence ATGGAAATCGATCTCCTCGACTTCGTTGAGCAGTGTCGTCACCTAGCTAAACAAGCGTTGGGGAAGCACGCGGGCGAGCCCGCCAGCGGCGGGTTCGCCCGCTGGGTCCACGTCGTTCTGCACTGCTTTCGGCTCGAAGAAGGCCACAGCTACCGTGAAACGCCGAATCGGCTGAAGTATATCGCCGAGGTTCGTGACGCACTCGGTTTAGATCGGGACGAGCTGCCGGACTACAGCACGATCTACAAATCGTTCGACCGGCTGAAAATGTGGGTCTGGCGGGCGCTGCTGCGCGTTTCTGCGCAGCAGCACCCGCAGTCTGGCCACGCCGCTCTCGACAGCACGTTCTTCGACCGTCGCCGTGCGTCGTCGTACTTCCGCCAGCGGTCGGGAAGCACCGTACAGACGCTGAAAGTGACGACATTAACTGATGTGGAGTCGCTTGCGGTTCTTGACGTTCACATCACAGCACGGTGGAAGCATGATACGAAGACCGGACCGCAGGTCGTCCGCCGAAACGCGGACGACCTGCAGTCGGTCGCCGCCGACAACGGCTTCCAAGACTGGCACACCGAGTACGAGATCGCTGCATATGACGTTGAGTACCTCGTTCACTACCGTGGATCATCACCGAAAGCAGCTCTGAACAACGCGCTCAACCGGGCAAACGGCTACTCACAGCGCTGGATGGCCGAAACCTCGTACTCGACAGCCAAGCGCTCGCTCGGCGACGCCGTGCGAGCGCTCGGCTGGTATCGGCAGTTCCGTGAAATTGTCTTGATGTTCGCCATCATCAACATAGAATCGCTGTGTGAGCCGCTGTAA
- a CDS encoding dipeptide ABC transporter ATP-binding protein, translating into MSVVSETHTSQDGRSVLSVDDLSVEYRTDDGAVKAVRNVSLHIEPGETLGIAGESGSGKSTLALAILRYLEGNGRITGGTIEYDGRPVLDLSSRELRELRGNEIAHVPQDPNTALNPSMTVGDQISEVVRTHRDVSRSEAMEQTYEVLHEVNLPDPKTNASQYPHELSGGQQQRVLLAIALACQPKLLILDEPTTGLDVTTQAKILDLIDDLIEERDTSVLLITHNLGVINQIADRVGIMYAGEIMEVGATDEVFRSPTNPYTQGLLASLPQGEDRRLKPIPGQIGDLRTIPDGCVFADRCEFATDECREGSVEKVSVDGNPSHMTRCRRWKHAVANPIQADTQTLERGEGSERPTLIKAQNVTKYFGESSFLDRVFDGEPPVKAVDGVDLHVREAETLGVVGESGCGKSTLGSVLLNLLPSTDGKISFRETTFDEMEDSDWKEFRSECQVVFQNPHSSLNPKHTVGEAIKRPLELFTDQSEDEQRERVAELLTRVGLQPSYANRYPRDLSGGEKQRVAIARAFSVNPSFVVLDEPVSALDVSVQASILNLLTELQEEYGTSYLLISHDFSVVNYISDRIAVMYLGNFVEVGSTESVFDPPFHPYTRALLSNIPSADPSVERERIYLEGDVPSARDPPSGCPFRTRCPQKIGDVCERDVPTLEAVNPDDPNHLVSCHLDSEEMTPTEDLL; encoded by the coding sequence ATGAGTGTTGTTAGTGAGACTCATACTAGTCAAGACGGCCGTTCAGTGCTTTCCGTCGATGATCTGTCCGTCGAGTATCGAACCGACGACGGGGCGGTTAAGGCGGTTCGCAACGTTTCGCTCCATATCGAACCCGGCGAGACGCTCGGTATCGCCGGCGAAAGTGGGAGCGGCAAGAGTACGCTCGCACTCGCAATACTCCGGTATCTGGAGGGAAACGGCCGAATCACGGGTGGAACAATCGAGTACGACGGGCGACCCGTCCTTGATCTCTCCTCACGGGAACTCAGAGAACTCCGGGGGAACGAGATCGCTCACGTTCCGCAGGACCCAAACACGGCACTGAACCCGAGCATGACGGTCGGCGACCAGATTTCGGAGGTTGTCCGGACCCACCGCGATGTCTCGCGGTCGGAGGCAATGGAACAGACGTACGAAGTACTTCACGAGGTCAATCTCCCGGACCCGAAGACGAACGCCTCACAGTATCCGCACGAACTTTCCGGCGGCCAACAGCAGCGTGTCCTTCTGGCCATCGCCTTGGCGTGCCAACCGAAACTTCTCATCCTCGACGAACCGACGACCGGACTGGACGTTACTACGCAGGCAAAAATTCTCGACCTCATCGACGATCTCATCGAGGAACGGGACACAAGCGTCCTGCTCATCACGCACAACCTCGGCGTGATTAATCAAATCGCCGATCGGGTTGGCATCATGTACGCCGGCGAGATCATGGAGGTGGGAGCGACGGACGAGGTGTTCCGTTCACCGACGAACCCCTATACCCAGGGGTTGCTCGCGTCGCTACCGCAGGGAGAGGACCGCCGTCTAAAGCCGATCCCAGGCCAGATCGGCGATCTACGGACAATCCCGGACGGCTGCGTCTTCGCCGATCGGTGTGAGTTCGCTACTGACGAATGTCGAGAGGGTTCCGTCGAGAAGGTGAGCGTCGACGGTAACCCATCACATATGACCCGATGTCGGCGGTGGAAGCATGCGGTGGCGAACCCCATCCAAGCGGACACCCAGACGCTTGAACGCGGGGAAGGGTCGGAACGGCCGACACTCATCAAAGCGCAGAACGTCACGAAATATTTCGGCGAGAGTTCGTTCCTTGACCGCGTGTTCGACGGTGAGCCACCGGTCAAGGCCGTTGACGGTGTGGACCTACACGTCCGCGAGGCGGAGACGCTCGGTGTCGTCGGCGAGTCCGGTTGTGGAAAGAGTACCTTGGGGTCGGTACTACTGAACCTCCTCCCGTCCACAGACGGGAAGATCTCCTTCCGGGAGACGACGTTCGATGAGATGGAAGACAGTGACTGGAAGGAGTTCCGTTCAGAGTGTCAGGTAGTGTTCCAGAACCCGCATTCAAGTCTAAACCCGAAGCATACAGTCGGGGAGGCGATAAAGCGGCCACTAGAGCTGTTCACCGATCAGTCCGAGGACGAACAGCGCGAGCGTGTCGCCGAACTCCTGACACGGGTCGGTCTCCAGCCGAGCTACGCAAACCGCTACCCGCGGGACCTCTCCGGGGGAGAGAAGCAGCGCGTTGCCATTGCCCGCGCATTCTCGGTCAACCCCTCGTTCGTCGTGCTCGATGAACCCGTCTCAGCGCTTGACGTAAGCGTCCAAGCAAGTATCCTCAACCTGTTGACCGAACTCCAGGAAGAGTACGGTACCTCCTATCTTCTCATCAGCCACGACTTCAGCGTCGTTAACTACATCAGTGACCGGATAGCCGTCATGTATCTCGGCAACTTCGTTGAGGTTGGCTCGACTGAGTCGGTCTTCGACCCCCCCTTCCACCCGTATACGCGCGCGCTGCTGTCAAATATTCCGTCAGCGGACCCGAGCGTGGAACGAGAGCGGATCTACCTCGAAGGCGACGTTCCGAGCGCGCGGGACCCACCGTCGGGCTGTCCGTTCCGAACCCGGTGTCCGCAGAAGATCGGTGATGTTTGTGAACGGGACGTCCCGACGCTCGAAGCCGTCAACCCTGACGACCCGAATCACTTGGTCTCGTGTCATCTCGACAGCGAAGAGATGACGCCGACTGAGGACCTGCTGTAA
- a CDS encoding ABC transporter permease produces MSAFSAYLVKRMGYIGVTLLLISLIIFAITQLLPGNAAVMILGKQATEESIAAIEQQLGLNRAWYVQYFDWLVGFVTGDWGISFSNRQEVAKLIFPRLVRSAQLAAITSILVTVTAIPLGVLAAIKQDSIWDLLASAGGYAGVSLPEFVIGTAFIALFTGPVFQILPYGGYEPLSSGVVTWAKHLILPSVTLSIILTAHVMRLTRSEVVEVLRKDYVRSARLKGLSETKVISRHALRNGLLPTITLLTLNVGYLLGSIVVVEEVFTFPGLGRLLVRSIQARDLPVIQVTVMLLAIVYAFSNLTADVLYTYLDPRIEYGEEE; encoded by the coding sequence ATGTCCGCATTTAGCGCATACCTAGTCAAGCGGATGGGGTATATCGGGGTGACCCTCCTGTTAATCTCCCTGATTATCTTCGCCATCACGCAACTGCTGCCGGGTAACGCGGCAGTCATGATCTTGGGCAAGCAGGCGACAGAAGAAAGCATAGCCGCCATTGAGCAGCAACTCGGGTTGAACCGCGCGTGGTACGTCCAGTATTTTGATTGGTTGGTCGGGTTTGTGACCGGCGACTGGGGGATCAGCTTTTCAAATCGTCAGGAGGTCGCGAAACTCATCTTCCCCCGCCTTGTCCGGTCGGCACAACTTGCAGCAATTACATCAATTCTCGTGACGGTAACAGCGATACCACTAGGTGTACTCGCCGCGATCAAGCAGGACTCTATCTGGGACCTCTTGGCTAGCGCGGGTGGCTACGCCGGTGTCAGCTTGCCTGAGTTCGTCATCGGGACGGCGTTCATTGCGCTCTTCACCGGGCCGGTCTTTCAGATTCTCCCCTACGGTGGCTACGAGCCGCTGAGTTCTGGAGTGGTCACGTGGGCGAAACATCTGATACTGCCAAGCGTCACATTATCAATTATCTTGACCGCGCACGTAATGCGGCTGACTCGGTCGGAAGTCGTGGAAGTTCTGCGGAAGGACTACGTGCGCTCGGCGCGGCTTAAGGGATTGAGTGAGACGAAAGTTATCTCCCGGCACGCACTCAGAAATGGACTGCTGCCGACGATCACCCTGCTCACGCTGAACGTCGGCTACCTTCTTGGGAGTATCGTCGTCGTGGAAGAGGTGTTCACCTTCCCGGGTCTCGGTAGGCTCCTCGTCCGGTCGATTCAGGCGCGTGACTTGCCGGTGATCCAAGTGACGGTCATGCTACTGGCCATCGTGTACGCCTTCTCGAATCTCACGGCTGACGTGCTGTACACCTATCTGGATCCGCGAATCGAATACGGTGAGGAAGAATAA
- a CDS encoding IS1595-like element ISHvo5 family transposase: MIPLDVFGSESLAADLLQQVRWRDGVECPRCRSDRTVRNGSYGAFQRYLCKNCDRTFNDKTGTIFAHSKVALRKWLFSIYAFLRFNTSLRQLQREIGVTYKTMHRRVERFTRALDAPRLDLVGPVEIDEVYVSAGLKGRERDSWSRSRGLSTRGRGSYEGDKPPVFTIVDRGTGQRYAVPAKSADESTVRLLLADHKEESLTIYTDGFRAYDPLEDDNEFTREYVVHGDGEYADGDVHVNSCESHASLARRWLSPHRGVSKDKLTQYLRAFQLRSELFRKPGREALKHAVKATL; encoded by the coding sequence ATGATTCCGCTGGATGTGTTTGGCTCGGAATCGCTCGCAGCGGACCTGCTCCAACAGGTTCGCTGGCGTGACGGCGTCGAATGCCCCCGCTGCCGTTCTGACCGGACGGTCAGAAACGGCAGCTATGGGGCGTTTCAACGCTATCTCTGTAAGAATTGTGACCGCACGTTCAACGACAAGACGGGCACAATTTTCGCTCACTCGAAGGTTGCGCTCCGCAAGTGGTTGTTCTCGATTTACGCGTTCTTGCGGTTCAACACGAGTCTTCGCCAACTTCAGCGAGAGATTGGTGTGACCTACAAGACGATGCATCGTCGCGTCGAGCGCTTCACCAGAGCGCTCGACGCGCCTCGCCTCGACCTCGTTGGACCAGTCGAAATCGACGAAGTGTACGTCTCTGCCGGGTTGAAAGGCCGCGAGCGCGACTCTTGGTCGCGCTCGCGTGGCCTGTCCACGCGCGGGCGAGGTTCGTACGAGGGAGACAAACCACCGGTCTTCACCATCGTTGACCGTGGAACGGGACAGCGGTACGCCGTCCCAGCGAAATCCGCTGACGAATCGACCGTGCGACTCCTGCTGGCTGACCACAAGGAGGAGTCGCTGACCATCTACACTGACGGATTTCGGGCATACGACCCACTTGAGGACGACAACGAATTCACCCGCGAATACGTCGTCCACGGTGACGGCGAGTACGCTGATGGAGACGTTCACGTCAACAGCTGCGAGAGCCACGCGTCGCTGGCGCGACGGTGGCTCTCGCCGCATCGAGGCGTCTCGAAGGACAAGTTGACACAGTATCTTCGCGCCTTCCAGTTACGTAGCGAACTCTTCAGAAAACCCGGTCGAGAAGCACTCAAACACGCTGTCAAAGCAACTCTCTGA
- a CDS encoding ribbon-helix-helix domain-containing protein, producing MSTDTDDGRNDDGGTTKIDVRVPTAMVDAIDEEFARRGYTSRSEAIRDALRDWLNPSVQLSEETLADLQESWAQREAGETISLDDALDRYDVDVDDDQA from the coding sequence ATGAGCACTGATACCGACGACGGGCGAAACGACGACGGTGGGACCACGAAAATCGATGTCCGAGTCCCTACTGCAATGGTTGACGCCATCGACGAAGAGTTCGCCCGACGTGGGTACACCTCTCGGTCGGAGGCAATTCGAGACGCTCTTCGCGACTGGCTGAACCCATCGGTGCAGCTGTCCGAAGAGACGCTCGCGGATCTCCAAGAAAGTTGGGCACAGCGTGAGGCGGGCGAGACGATCTCGCTTGACGACGCCCTCGACAGATACGATGTCGACGTTGACGACGACCAGGCGTGA
- a CDS encoding IS4-like element ISHvo13 family transposase, whose amino-acid sequence MLKELSPDLIQRRLTSLFPGELIEDIARERDVVQRHRRIDVTALVWTLILGFAVGGESRTIAGFQRAYAAATNQTLSRSSFYDRFTPALGQLLSDLLESMLEEVAVPHTLAPQLQQFRDVMIADATVFRLHRLLSEFPATHPDQSGAKLHLVHNLTKQTIERFELTDERSHESSQFRTGNWLRGRLLLFDLGFYSYRRFALIEENGGFFLSRLKTNANPRITEARRKWRGRAISLPDRRLQDVLGGLTREIIDVTAEVSFKRRPYGEKHSSATMEFRVVGVRNEDTDDYHLYITNLPDEFTPEQVAALYGVRWEVEVLFRELKSMYGLEKFQTSNPAIVELLVVAALLTLTVSRALLGVFQRMHPETMFPRERWAKTFRSFAQLILEDLAQSFGHPPPNLAELMFCNARQPEKSRLLLSERVAEAFRTEVRA is encoded by the coding sequence GTGCTGAAGGAACTCTCCCCAGACCTTATTCAACGGCGGCTCACTTCGCTCTTTCCAGGAGAGCTTATCGAAGACATCGCGCGCGAGCGCGATGTCGTCCAACGCCACCGTCGAATCGATGTTACTGCCCTCGTTTGGACGCTCATCTTGGGATTCGCCGTCGGCGGCGAATCTCGCACGATCGCGGGGTTTCAACGTGCGTACGCCGCAGCGACCAATCAGACGCTCTCCCGTTCCAGCTTCTACGATCGGTTCACACCCGCACTCGGACAGTTACTCAGCGACCTCCTCGAGAGCATGCTCGAGGAGGTCGCAGTGCCACACACACTCGCCCCGCAGCTCCAGCAGTTCCGCGATGTGATGATTGCCGATGCAACCGTTTTCCGGTTGCATCGGCTCCTGAGCGAGTTTCCAGCGACGCATCCTGACCAATCAGGCGCGAAACTTCATCTCGTCCACAACCTCACGAAACAGACGATCGAGCGGTTCGAACTCACCGACGAACGAAGCCACGAGAGCAGCCAGTTCCGCACGGGGAACTGGCTGCGAGGGCGGTTGTTGCTGTTCGATCTCGGCTTCTACAGCTATCGTCGGTTCGCACTCATCGAGGAGAACGGCGGCTTCTTTTTGAGTCGACTGAAGACGAACGCAAACCCACGAATCACAGAGGCACGTCGGAAATGGCGCGGGCGCGCCATTTCCTTACCAGACCGTCGTCTTCAGGATGTTCTCGGTGGTCTTACACGCGAGATTATCGATGTAACCGCCGAGGTGAGCTTCAAACGGCGTCCGTACGGTGAGAAGCATTCGAGTGCGACGATGGAGTTCCGCGTCGTCGGTGTCCGCAACGAGGACACCGACGACTATCACCTGTACATCACGAACCTCCCAGATGAGTTCACGCCGGAACAAGTCGCAGCGTTGTACGGTGTACGGTGGGAAGTAGAAGTGCTGTTCCGTGAGCTGAAATCGATGTACGGGCTGGAGAAGTTCCAGACAAGCAATCCAGCAATCGTGGAGTTGCTGGTGGTAGCGGCTCTGCTGACGCTCACGGTCAGCAGAGCCTTGCTTGGCGTCTTTCAGAGGATGCACCCAGAAACGATGTTTCCACGAGAACGCTGGGCGAAGACCTTCCGGTCTTTCGCCCAGCTCATCCTCGAAGATCTAGCCCAGTCGTTCGGACATCCACCGCCGAACTTGGCTGAGCTCATGTTTTGCAACGCACGCCAACCAGAGAAATCACGCCTCTTACTCAGCGAACGAGTAGCTGAAGCATTCAGAACGGAGGTTAGAGCTTAA
- a CDS encoding Gfo/Idh/MocA family protein: MKFGILSTANIGVKHVIPGIKRTDHEVTAISSRNSSRARQVAEKCDIREVYESYESLLSDSDVDAVYNPLPNGLHAEWTKQAVNNGRHVLCEKPLTADTDEAHNLRSYVKGTDCLVMEGLMYAYHPRTERALELVSEYLSEISSVTARFSFHLNRTDDIRLDGDLAGGSLMDIGYYPVDLVRSMLGTPQSIYGTLVDARGCGTDTNMKAIFEYDSGATAQLSSSFESPLTQFYRVEAANGWIEVRDAFDTPKDVGATIRGEIDGNSLTETFDPVDHYEKEVLHFARCFDQGTTPRTDLTRATQNMELVDAIRRSDTRGEPIAVV, encoded by the coding sequence ATGAAGTTTGGAATCTTGAGCACGGCGAATATCGGCGTCAAACACGTGATTCCCGGAATCAAACGTACGGACCACGAAGTCACTGCCATCTCCTCTCGGAACTCCTCTCGGGCGCGGCAGGTGGCCGAAAAGTGTGACATCAGGGAGGTCTACGAGTCCTACGAGTCGCTGCTGTCCGACAGCGACGTCGACGCCGTCTACAACCCCCTACCGAACGGTCTCCACGCCGAGTGGACGAAACAGGCCGTCAACAATGGTCGACACGTCCTCTGTGAAAAGCCGCTGACCGCGGATACCGACGAGGCCCACAACCTCCGCTCCTACGTGAAAGGCACCGACTGTCTCGTCATGGAGGGACTGATGTACGCCTACCATCCGCGGACCGAACGTGCGCTCGAACTGGTCAGTGAGTACCTGTCGGAGATTAGTTCCGTCACCGCGCGATTCTCCTTCCACCTCAACCGAACAGACGACATCCGTCTCGACGGCGACTTGGCGGGTGGGAGTCTGATGGACATCGGCTATTATCCTGTCGACCTCGTGCGCTCCATGCTCGGGACACCCCAATCGATCTACGGAACGCTTGTTGACGCCCGCGGCTGCGGGACGGACACGAACATGAAGGCCATCTTCGAGTACGACTCGGGCGCGACGGCACAGCTCTCGTCCAGTTTCGAGTCGCCACTCACCCAGTTCTACCGCGTCGAAGCGGCGAATGGTTGGATCGAAGTCAGAGACGCCTTCGACACGCCAAAGGATGTCGGGGCAACGATTCGGGGTGAGATCGACGGTAATTCGCTGACAGAGACGTTCGACCCAGTCGACCATTATGAGAAGGAAGTCCTCCACTTTGCGCGCTGTTTTGACCAGGGCACGACGCCCCGGACGGACTTGACGCGCGCTACCCAGAACATGGAACTAGTCGACGCCATCCGTCGAAGCGACACACGTGGTGAACCCATCGCCGTAGTCTGA
- a CDS encoding NAD(P)/FAD-dependent oxidoreductase, translated as MPQANSYDVVVIGAGSIGCSTADHLADDYDVLVLEKGKLEESASANASAFISDWWFFLEGEHIPGVAVKVRDYFEELSATGDFEFHAQPFISLVDEDEAGSPETRKMRKNVKKIPGIEYFDVDELAESYPDVLNLEGFVGGIVDTEAGYVKPRPYLRAMKERAERKGAEFEFGTEVTGIETETGSVTGVTMAPGDLVQCDSVVVAAGTHTESLVAEFTDLPVQPFVICAAAVRGDPAFSGSVPTTSGRGTLIGPNADGDLLVGDEYWIEDLDSIPRDFPKEAQEKVAELLPQLFTGFDGGLEYVDGGEHHCPEGITITPDQVPVIDEVGDVDGLVVADGSRGAVSLAPVIAVAVQSILTGTETEFSLDRFAIDRFDLEDPEYDLPMITEPRS; from the coding sequence ATGCCGCAGGCAAACAGCTACGACGTTGTCGTCATAGGAGCGGGTTCCATCGGATGCAGCACTGCCGACCATCTCGCAGACGACTACGACGTTCTGGTGCTGGAGAAAGGTAAACTCGAAGAGAGCGCGTCGGCGAACGCAAGCGCATTTATCTCGGATTGGTGGTTCTTCCTTGAAGGTGAGCATATTCCAGGCGTAGCAGTGAAAGTCCGTGACTATTTCGAGGAGTTGTCGGCGACAGGTGATTTCGAGTTCCACGCTCAACCATTTATCAGTCTGGTCGACGAGGATGAGGCTGGCAGTCCTGAAACACGAAAGATGCGTAAGAATGTCAAGAAGATCCCCGGAATCGAGTACTTCGATGTCGACGAACTCGCTGAGTCATATCCGGACGTATTAAACCTCGAAGGCTTCGTCGGCGGCATCGTCGACACCGAGGCGGGCTACGTCAAGCCGCGCCCGTATCTCAGGGCGATGAAAGAACGCGCCGAGCGAAAGGGTGCGGAATTCGAGTTCGGGACGGAGGTTACGGGAATCGAGACGGAAACTGGCAGCGTCACCGGCGTGACGATGGCTCCCGGCGATCTCGTTCAGTGTGACAGCGTCGTCGTCGCGGCTGGTACGCACACTGAGTCGCTGGTCGCGGAGTTCACTGATCTTCCCGTCCAGCCGTTCGTCATTTGCGCGGCCGCGGTCCGGGGCGACCCAGCGTTCAGCGGGTCGGTACCGACGACGTCCGGCCGCGGGACGCTTATTGGGCCGAACGCCGACGGCGATCTCCTAGTCGGTGACGAGTATTGGATTGAGGATCTCGACAGCATTCCCCGGGACTTCCCAAAGGAGGCACAAGAGAAAGTCGCTGAACTCCTCCCACAACTCTTTACAGGATTCGACGGCGGACTGGAGTACGTCGACGGCGGTGAACACCACTGCCCGGAGGGAATCACCATCACGCCGGATCAAGTACCCGTCATTGACGAAGTCGGCGATGTTGACGGGTTGGTTGTCGCTGACGGCAGTCGTGGTGCTGTGTCACTAGCACCTGTCATCGCCGTTGCAGTGCAGTCGATTTTGACTGGGACAGAGACAGAGTTCTCACTGGACCGGTTCGCCATTGACCGCTTCGACCTAGAGGACCCAGAGTACGACCTCCCCATGATAACCGAACCCCGCTCGTGA
- a CDS encoding ABC transporter permease: MATGESTTESVRITEPLTSRVSSVVFGLLSTRKGFISVCFLAPILVLSLAAPLIAPYDPTAIHVADKFAGPGGQYLLGTDDYGRDLLSRVLYGGRASIIIGLASTAFGLVFGVPIGIVSGYLGGRFDELMMRLMDTLLSIPSLLLALLVVTVLGSGIVNTILAIGVVFTPGIARITRSSTLSVKNEEYITAAEARGESLYHIAFREILPNVSSPILVEASIRVGFGILIGTSLSFLGLGTQPPFPDWGYMISVSRSHLHSSIWFMLWPSLALGFTIMGFNLIGDALRDVMDSKVHSD, encoded by the coding sequence ATGGCAACTGGCGAATCAACTACTGAGTCGGTACGGATTACGGAACCGTTGACAAGTCGTGTTTCGAGCGTCGTGTTCGGGCTACTCTCCACGAGGAAAGGGTTCATCAGCGTGTGCTTTCTCGCACCCATCCTCGTGTTGAGTCTCGCGGCACCATTGATTGCACCATACGATCCCACGGCGATCCACGTCGCCGACAAGTTCGCGGGGCCGGGTGGACAGTACCTCCTCGGCACCGACGACTACGGCCGCGACCTGCTGTCACGGGTACTCTACGGTGGCCGTGCGAGTATCATCATCGGACTCGCTTCGACTGCGTTTGGACTAGTCTTCGGCGTCCCCATCGGTATCGTCTCGGGCTACCTTGGCGGCCGGTTCGATGAGCTGATGATGAGGCTGATGGACACATTGCTCAGCATCCCTTCGCTGTTGCTGGCCCTGCTCGTCGTGACAGTACTGGGCTCCGGCATCGTAAACACGATCCTTGCCATCGGTGTCGTCTTCACCCCCGGTATTGCGCGTATCACACGGAGCAGTACCCTCTCAGTGAAGAACGAGGAATACATCACGGCCGCGGAGGCGCGCGGAGAATCCCTCTACCACATCGCGTTCCGTGAGATTCTTCCGAACGTTAGTTCGCCCATTTTGGTTGAGGCGTCAATCCGTGTCGGCTTCGGCATCCTCATCGGGACATCGCTCTCGTTCCTCGGCCTCGGTACGCAGCCACCGTTCCCCGACTGGGGCTACATGATTTCCGTCTCGCGCAGTCACCTGCACTCGTCGATCTGGTTCATGCTGTGGCCAAGCTTGGCACTTGGGTTCACCATCATGGGTTTCAATCTGATTGGCGACGCACTCCGCGACGTAATGGACTCCAAGGTACACTCCGACTGA
- a CDS encoding ISH3-like element ISH51 family transposase, with translation MSNNQQTDDEIHEDQLLNFLVNSLDEEVALSLAENAELDAEDIYEVLVGACADGTSVSTLCERSEDAPHENSVLYHLRTKFDLETLEQVGNMLLQKDVLDVLPQQVEVCADLHLRPYYGDEDDTDGLYHSQAKRGTTAFHAYATLYARVKNKRYTLAVRRLEDGDTASSVLAEFLGILDGLDLGVKAVYLDREFYDSKCLTLLQAHNHAYVMPIVRWGRTIKRELSEGWSRVIQHSLTAKLDGHSWTVEFPVYIDCTYQNGRYDEHGVARHGYAADAPFIDSPRDARYHYAKRFGIEASYRLSEQSIATTSTQNPVVRLLYVVVSLLLQNVWRYLHWEYVATPRRGGRRLWEWSFKEFINMVRRAAWTALAVRRAVPANRPPDDRFHR, from the coding sequence GTGTCCAACAACCAGCAAACAGACGATGAAATCCACGAGGACCAGCTCCTTAACTTCCTCGTCAACTCTCTTGACGAGGAAGTTGCTCTCTCACTCGCTGAAAACGCTGAACTCGATGCAGAAGACATCTACGAGGTCCTCGTCGGCGCGTGCGCCGACGGGACCTCAGTCTCAACGCTCTGTGAGAGAAGCGAAGATGCACCCCACGAAAACTCCGTTCTCTACCATCTCCGCACTAAATTCGATCTAGAAACGCTCGAACAGGTTGGCAACATGCTCCTCCAGAAAGACGTTCTCGACGTCCTTCCCCAGCAGGTGGAGGTCTGCGCAGACCTCCACCTGCGGCCCTACTATGGTGACGAAGACGACACGGACGGCCTGTATCACTCACAAGCGAAGCGTGGAACCACCGCGTTCCACGCGTACGCGACACTCTACGCGCGTGTGAAGAACAAACGCTACACGCTGGCGGTGCGCCGTCTCGAAGACGGCGACACCGCCAGCAGTGTCCTCGCAGAGTTCCTCGGTATTCTCGACGGCCTTGACCTCGGTGTCAAGGCCGTCTATCTTGACCGCGAATTCTACGACAGCAAGTGTTTGACGCTGCTTCAGGCGCACAACCACGCGTACGTCATGCCGATCGTCCGCTGGGGACGGACGATCAAGCGAGAACTCTCAGAAGGATGGAGTCGCGTGATTCAGCACAGTCTGACAGCGAAACTCGACGGTCACAGCTGGACCGTCGAGTTTCCCGTCTACATCGACTGTACCTACCAAAACGGACGGTACGACGAACATGGGGTGGCGCGTCACGGCTACGCCGCTGACGCGCCGTTCATCGACTCACCACGGGACGCTCGATACCACTACGCGAAACGCTTCGGTATCGAGGCAAGCTATCGACTCTCCGAGCAAAGTATCGCGACGACCTCGACACAAAATCCGGTCGTACGGCTGTTGTACGTCGTGGTGAGCCTGCTGTTACAGAACGTCTGGCGGTATTTGCACTGGGAATACGTGGCGACGCCCCGCCGTGGGGGGCGTCGCCTCTGGGAGTGGTCGTTCAAGGAGTTCATCAATATGGTCCGTCGAGCAGCGTGGACGGCCCTCGCGGTGCGTCGGGCCGTCCCCGCGAACCGACCACCAGACGACCGGTTCCACCGGTAA